In Streptomyces sp. NBC_00683, the DNA window CGATGCTGCCGACCGCGGCCCCCTCGCCCGCGAACGCGCGGATGAAGTCGCCGTCGAGGCCGACCGAGCCGACGGTGATGGTGGGCCTGCCGGTGAGCTTCTTGGTCCAGCCCGCCAGGTTCAGGTCCGAGTCATCGAACTCAGGGAGCCAGTAGCGGCGGGTGGAGGCGTGGAAGGCGTCGACGCCGGCCGCGGCGAGCGGGGCCAGGATCGCCTCCAGCTCCTCCGGGGTCTGGGCGAGCTTCGCGTCGTAGGCCTCCTGCTTCCACTGCGAGAAGCGGAAGATCACAGGGAAGCCGGGCGAGACGGCCTCGCGGACCGCGGCCACGATCTCGGCCGCGAACTTCGTACGGGCCACGGGGTCGCCGCCGTAGGCGTCGGTACGGCGGTTCGTCGCCGCCCACAGGAACTGGTCGAGGAGGTAGCCGTGGGCACCGTGCAGTTCGACGCCGTCGAAGCCGATGCGCTCGGCAGCTGCGGCAGCCTCGACGAAAGCACCGATGACGTCGTCCAGGTCCTGCCGGGTCATCGCCTTGCCGGTGCCCTCGGTGCCGTCGACGCGGATGCCGGAGGGGCCGACGGCGGGGGCGTCGGCGTAGGGGGCCTCGCCCTGCTTGCGCACCATGCCGATGTGCCACAGCTGCGGGACGATCGTGCCGCCCGCCGCATGAACGGCGTCGGCGACCTTCGCCCATCCAGCCAGCTGCTCCTCACCGTGGAAGCGCGGCACACGGTCGCTCTGTCCGGCCGAGTCGTGGCCGACGTAGGTTCCCTCGGTCACGATCAGACCCACACCAGCGGCGGCGCGACGGGCGTAGTACGAGCGCACGTCCTCACCCGGAACGCCGCCCGGGGAGAACATGCGCGTCATCGGTGCCATCACGATGCGGTTCGGGACGGTCAGGCCGTTCAGCGTGACGGGCCGGGACAGGATCTCGGCCGCACGGTGGGCCGAAGACGCGGTGACGGACACTGAGGTGCTCCTCGCAGGTACTTGATAACGTTGATGGTTGATAACATCAAGCAATGAGAAGACGGTAAAACTAAATATTTGAGATTGTCAAGTTTCCTGGGGTAAAGTGACTGCCATGACAGGAACTGCCCGCGTAGATACAGCTCGGCTCATGGAGCTGCTCTCGGTGTCCCTCGGCGCCTACTACGGCGACTTCACCATCGCGGCAGCGAGCGAGAACCTCACCGCGAGCCAGGGCAAGGCGCTGACCGTGCTGCGCCGGGGCCCCGCCGCAATGCGCGCCCTGGCCCACACCCTCACCTGCGACGCCTCCAACATGACCGGGATCGTCGACCGGCTGGAGAAGCGCGGCCTGGTGCGCCGCGAGCCCAGCCCCTGCGACCGGCGCATCAAGAATGTCATCCTCACCGCGGAGGGCGAGCGCGTCGCCGACACGATTCGCGCGAAGATGCGCACCACGCAGGAGGGCCTGGACAGGCTCACCGACGAGGAGCGGGACTCCCTGCACACCCTGCTGGAACGAGTCTTCCCTACCCGGC includes these proteins:
- a CDS encoding NADH:flavin oxidoreductase; this translates as MSVTASSAHRAAEILSRPVTLNGLTVPNRIVMAPMTRMFSPGGVPGEDVRSYYARRAAAGVGLIVTEGTYVGHDSAGQSDRVPRFHGEEQLAGWAKVADAVHAAGGTIVPQLWHIGMVRKQGEAPYADAPAVGPSGIRVDGTEGTGKAMTRQDLDDVIGAFVEAAAAAERIGFDGVELHGAHGYLLDQFLWAATNRRTDAYGGDPVARTKFAAEIVAAVREAVSPGFPVIFRFSQWKQEAYDAKLAQTPEELEAILAPLAAAGVDAFHASTRRYWLPEFDDSDLNLAGWTKKLTGRPTITVGSVGLDGDFIRAFAGEGAAVGSIDNLLDRLERDEFDMVAVGRALLQDPEWAAKVLAGQVDGTKPYDAAALKTLS
- a CDS encoding MarR family winged helix-turn-helix transcriptional regulator, which codes for MELLSVSLGAYYGDFTIAAASENLTASQGKALTVLRRGPAAMRALAHTLTCDASNMTGIVDRLEKRGLVRREPSPCDRRIKNVILTAEGERVADTIRAKMRTTQEGLDRLTDEERDSLHTLLERVFPTRPCT